The following proteins are co-located in the Hemicordylus capensis ecotype Gifberg chromosome 11, rHemCap1.1.pri, whole genome shotgun sequence genome:
- the C11HXorf65 gene encoding uncharacterized protein CXorf65 homolog isoform X1, translated as MFICIKHGDNQQFLANIHCSVLLLMHYLRAKVGLERTDPIDLCEENGTLKLLFLVKFPEDSASKFLTPRVVYYVCKVERGVPGTKHEHGYRAFHPVFNNPPTDLLDSLRNQCDFLEKSRLKMLKSQDGKKPPTMESLLSSMAGQVVAQGKSTGKSGASLSSGLDEEGIPRKTTAAAKARLEASRRDKHR; from the exons ATGTTTATCTGCATTAAACATGGAG ACAACCAGCAATTCCTGGCCAACATCCACTGCTCAGTCTTACTCCTAATGCATTACCTGCGTGCCAAGGTGGGACTGGAGAGGACAG ATCCCATTGACTTGTGTGAAGAGAATGGGACCCTGAAGCTACTTTTCTTGGTCAAGTTCCCAGAAGACAGCGCCAGCAAGTTCCTCACTCCCCGGGTTGTCTACTACGTATGTAAGGTGGAGCGTGGAGTGCCAG GAACCAAACATGAACATGGCTACCGGGCCTTTCATCCTGTATTCAACAACCCTCCGACAGATTTGCTGG ACTCCCTGCGCAACCAGTGTGACTTCCTGGAGAAGAGCCGCCTCAAGATGCTCAAGAGCCAAGATGGCAAGAAGCCCCCGACCATGGAGTCACTCCTGTCTAGCATGGCAGGCCAGGTGGTG GCACAGGGGAAAAGCACTGGGAAGTCCGGAGCGAGCCTGTCCAGCGGCCTAGATGAGGAGGGCATCCCTCGGAAGACAACTGCAGCTGCCAAGGCTAGGctggaggccagcaggagggacAAGCACCGCTGA
- the C11HXorf65 gene encoding uncharacterized protein CXorf65 homolog isoform X3: protein MFICIKHGDPIDLCEENGTLKLLFLVKFPEDSASKFLTPRVVYYVCKVERGVPGTKHEHGYRAFHPVFNNPPTDLLDSLRNQCDFLEKSRLKMLKSQDGKKPPTMESLLSSMAGQVVAQGKSTGKSGASLSSGLDEEGIPRKTTAAAKARLEASRRDKHR from the exons ATGTTTATCTGCATTAAACATGGAG ATCCCATTGACTTGTGTGAAGAGAATGGGACCCTGAAGCTACTTTTCTTGGTCAAGTTCCCAGAAGACAGCGCCAGCAAGTTCCTCACTCCCCGGGTTGTCTACTACGTATGTAAGGTGGAGCGTGGAGTGCCAG GAACCAAACATGAACATGGCTACCGGGCCTTTCATCCTGTATTCAACAACCCTCCGACAGATTTGCTGG ACTCCCTGCGCAACCAGTGTGACTTCCTGGAGAAGAGCCGCCTCAAGATGCTCAAGAGCCAAGATGGCAAGAAGCCCCCGACCATGGAGTCACTCCTGTCTAGCATGGCAGGCCAGGTGGTG GCACAGGGGAAAAGCACTGGGAAGTCCGGAGCGAGCCTGTCCAGCGGCCTAGATGAGGAGGGCATCCCTCGGAAGACAACTGCAGCTGCCAAGGCTAGGctggaggccagcaggagggacAAGCACCGCTGA
- the C11HXorf65 gene encoding uncharacterized protein CXorf65 homolog isoform X2, which produces MPPPAKDNQQFLANIHCSVLLLMHYLRAKVGLERTDPIDLCEENGTLKLLFLVKFPEDSASKFLTPRVVYYVCKVERGVPGTKHEHGYRAFHPVFNNPPTDLLDSLRNQCDFLEKSRLKMLKSQDGKKPPTMESLLSSMAGQVVAQGKSTGKSGASLSSGLDEEGIPRKTTAAAKARLEASRRDKHR; this is translated from the exons ATGCCACCTCCGGCAAAAG ACAACCAGCAATTCCTGGCCAACATCCACTGCTCAGTCTTACTCCTAATGCATTACCTGCGTGCCAAGGTGGGACTGGAGAGGACAG ATCCCATTGACTTGTGTGAAGAGAATGGGACCCTGAAGCTACTTTTCTTGGTCAAGTTCCCAGAAGACAGCGCCAGCAAGTTCCTCACTCCCCGGGTTGTCTACTACGTATGTAAGGTGGAGCGTGGAGTGCCAG GAACCAAACATGAACATGGCTACCGGGCCTTTCATCCTGTATTCAACAACCCTCCGACAGATTTGCTGG ACTCCCTGCGCAACCAGTGTGACTTCCTGGAGAAGAGCCGCCTCAAGATGCTCAAGAGCCAAGATGGCAAGAAGCCCCCGACCATGGAGTCACTCCTGTCTAGCATGGCAGGCCAGGTGGTG GCACAGGGGAAAAGCACTGGGAAGTCCGGAGCGAGCCTGTCCAGCGGCCTAGATGAGGAGGGCATCCCTCGGAAGACAACTGCAGCTGCCAAGGCTAGGctggaggccagcaggagggacAAGCACCGCTGA
- the C11HXorf65 gene encoding uncharacterized protein CXorf65 homolog isoform X4 yields the protein MPPPAKDPIDLCEENGTLKLLFLVKFPEDSASKFLTPRVVYYVCKVERGVPGTKHEHGYRAFHPVFNNPPTDLLDSLRNQCDFLEKSRLKMLKSQDGKKPPTMESLLSSMAGQVVAQGKSTGKSGASLSSGLDEEGIPRKTTAAAKARLEASRRDKHR from the exons ATGCCACCTCCGGCAAAAG ATCCCATTGACTTGTGTGAAGAGAATGGGACCCTGAAGCTACTTTTCTTGGTCAAGTTCCCAGAAGACAGCGCCAGCAAGTTCCTCACTCCCCGGGTTGTCTACTACGTATGTAAGGTGGAGCGTGGAGTGCCAG GAACCAAACATGAACATGGCTACCGGGCCTTTCATCCTGTATTCAACAACCCTCCGACAGATTTGCTGG ACTCCCTGCGCAACCAGTGTGACTTCCTGGAGAAGAGCCGCCTCAAGATGCTCAAGAGCCAAGATGGCAAGAAGCCCCCGACCATGGAGTCACTCCTGTCTAGCATGGCAGGCCAGGTGGTG GCACAGGGGAAAAGCACTGGGAAGTCCGGAGCGAGCCTGTCCAGCGGCCTAGATGAGGAGGGCATCCCTCGGAAGACAACTGCAGCTGCCAAGGCTAGGctggaggccagcaggagggacAAGCACCGCTGA
- the LOC128335674 gene encoding sestrin-3-like isoform X1: protein MILCPPSTEHPRGKQCQRLQVAKMNTSDKERTPQLLFVKALASRGRLEAITQQMGYHPQYLDSFLRMQHYLLHMDGPLPFDCRHYIAIMAAARHRCRYLVNLHVLQFLRVGGDPQWLRGLDCIPPKLRKLSEINKILAHRPWLVGKEHIEKLLKISEQSWSLAELVHAVVLLAHYHALASFAFGCGCEQDACPDGRSLLNLALPGSLCFCEVGNGCSQELLHLNRKRSLDSCVELESLRERIHRLQVESEAREEMRLPDRDEGLDGEISGTADLSRYVQDPNFGYQDFAQCDEDQRQVFCVQDYSWEDHGFSLVNRLYCDIGHLLDEKFRKVDGLQSCAMATRQGCEHATFKRGIWNYIHCMFGIRYDDYDYAEVNHLLERILKLYIKTVTCSPEKMNPEVFERFWKQFKHSEKVHVNLLILEARLQAELLYALRAITHYMVS, encoded by the exons ATGATCCTCTGCCCCCCGAGTACGGAGCATCCCCGCGGAAAGCAGTGCCAGAGGCTGCAG GTGGCAAAGATGAACACCAGCGACAAAGAGCGGACCCCGCAGCTGCTCTTTGTGAAAGCCTTGGCAAGCAGGGGCCGCCTGGAGGCCATCACGCAGCAGATGGGCTACCACCCGCAGTACCTGGACAGTTTCCTCCGGATGCAACATTACCTGCTGCACATGGACGGCCCCCTGCCCTTCGACTGCCGCCACTACATCGCCATCATG GCAGCTGCTCGGCACCGGTGCCGATACTTGGTGAACCTCCACGTGCTGCAGTTCCTGCGGGTGGGAGGAGACCCCCAGTGGCTGAGGGGGCTGGATTGCATCCCCCCCAAACTCCGCAAGCTCAGTGAGATCAACAAGATCCTAGCACACCGGCCGTGGCTTGTGGGCAAGGAGCACATAGAG aagctgctgaagATCAGTGAGCAGAGCTGGTCCCTGGCCGAGCTGGTCCACGCGGTTGTCCTCCTCGCCCACTACCACGCGCTGGCCAGCTTTGCTTTTGGCTGCGGCTGCGAACAGGATGCATGTCCAGACGGACGGAGCTTGCTGAATCTGGCCCTTCCGGGGAGCTTGTGTTTCTGTGAAGTGGGCAACGGTTgcagccaggagctgctgcatcTCAACCGCAAGCGG TCCTTGGATTCCTGTGTGGAGCTGGAGTCACTCCGAGAACGCATTCACAGGCTGCAGGTGGAGAGCGAAGCCCGGGAGGAGATGAGGCTGCCTGATAGGGATGAAG GTCTTGATGGGGAAATCTCTGGCACTGCTGATCTCTCCCGCTATGTTCAGGACCCCAACTTTGGGTACCAGGACTTTGCCCAGTGCGATGAGGACCAGCGGcaagttttctgtgtgcag GACTACTCCTGGGAGGACCATGGCTTCTCGCTGGTGAACAGGCTGTACTGTGACATCGGGCACCTGCTCGACGAGAAGTTCCGGAAGGTCGACGGGCTCCAGAGCTGTGCCATGGCCACGCGGCAGGGCTGCGAACACGCCACCTTTAAGCGGGGCATCTGGAATTATATACACTGCATGTTCGGCATCAG GTACGATGACTATGACTACGCAGAGGTGAACCACCTCCTGGAACGGATACTCAAGCTCTACATAAAAACGGTGACCTGCTCCCCAGAGAAGATGAATCCGGAGGTGTTTGAGCGCTTCTGGAAGCAGTTCAAGCACAGTGAAAAG GTCCACGTCAATCTTCTCATCCTGGAAGCCCGTCTGCAGGCCGAGCTGCTCTATGCTCTCCGTGCCATCACTCACTACATGGTCTCCTAG
- the LOC128335674 gene encoding sestrin-1-like isoform X2: MILCPPSTEHPRGKQCQRLQVAKMNTSDKERTPQLLFVKALASRGRLEAITQQMGYHPQYLDSFLRMQHYLLHMDGPLPFDCRHYIAIMKLLKISEQSWSLAELVHAVVLLAHYHALASFAFGCGCEQDACPDGRSLLNLALPGSLCFCEVGNGCSQELLHLNRKRSLDSCVELESLRERIHRLQVESEAREEMRLPDRDEGLDGEISGTADLSRYVQDPNFGYQDFAQCDEDQRQVFCVQDYSWEDHGFSLVNRLYCDIGHLLDEKFRKVDGLQSCAMATRQGCEHATFKRGIWNYIHCMFGIRYDDYDYAEVNHLLERILKLYIKTVTCSPEKMNPEVFERFWKQFKHSEKVHVNLLILEARLQAELLYALRAITHYMVS; this comes from the exons ATGATCCTCTGCCCCCCGAGTACGGAGCATCCCCGCGGAAAGCAGTGCCAGAGGCTGCAG GTGGCAAAGATGAACACCAGCGACAAAGAGCGGACCCCGCAGCTGCTCTTTGTGAAAGCCTTGGCAAGCAGGGGCCGCCTGGAGGCCATCACGCAGCAGATGGGCTACCACCCGCAGTACCTGGACAGTTTCCTCCGGATGCAACATTACCTGCTGCACATGGACGGCCCCCTGCCCTTCGACTGCCGCCACTACATCGCCATCATG aagctgctgaagATCAGTGAGCAGAGCTGGTCCCTGGCCGAGCTGGTCCACGCGGTTGTCCTCCTCGCCCACTACCACGCGCTGGCCAGCTTTGCTTTTGGCTGCGGCTGCGAACAGGATGCATGTCCAGACGGACGGAGCTTGCTGAATCTGGCCCTTCCGGGGAGCTTGTGTTTCTGTGAAGTGGGCAACGGTTgcagccaggagctgctgcatcTCAACCGCAAGCGG TCCTTGGATTCCTGTGTGGAGCTGGAGTCACTCCGAGAACGCATTCACAGGCTGCAGGTGGAGAGCGAAGCCCGGGAGGAGATGAGGCTGCCTGATAGGGATGAAG GTCTTGATGGGGAAATCTCTGGCACTGCTGATCTCTCCCGCTATGTTCAGGACCCCAACTTTGGGTACCAGGACTTTGCCCAGTGCGATGAGGACCAGCGGcaagttttctgtgtgcag GACTACTCCTGGGAGGACCATGGCTTCTCGCTGGTGAACAGGCTGTACTGTGACATCGGGCACCTGCTCGACGAGAAGTTCCGGAAGGTCGACGGGCTCCAGAGCTGTGCCATGGCCACGCGGCAGGGCTGCGAACACGCCACCTTTAAGCGGGGCATCTGGAATTATATACACTGCATGTTCGGCATCAG GTACGATGACTATGACTACGCAGAGGTGAACCACCTCCTGGAACGGATACTCAAGCTCTACATAAAAACGGTGACCTGCTCCCCAGAGAAGATGAATCCGGAGGTGTTTGAGCGCTTCTGGAAGCAGTTCAAGCACAGTGAAAAG GTCCACGTCAATCTTCTCATCCTGGAAGCCCGTCTGCAGGCCGAGCTGCTCTATGCTCTCCGTGCCATCACTCACTACATGGTCTCCTAG